From Apteryx mantelli isolate bAptMan1 chromosome 30, bAptMan1.hap1, whole genome shotgun sequence, the proteins below share one genomic window:
- the CIRBP gene encoding cold-inducible RNA-binding protein isoform X5, translating to MASDEGKLFVGGLSFDTNEQSLEQVFSKYGQISEVVVVKDRETQRSRGFGFVTFENIDDAKDAMMAMNGKSVDGRQIRVDQAGKSSENRSRGYRGGSSGGRGFFRGGRGRGRGFSRGGGDRGYGGSRFDSRSGGYNGSRDYYNSRSQGGYGDRSSGGSYRDSYDSYG from the exons ATGGCATCCGATGAGGGAAAGCTCTTCGTTGGCGGTCTGAGTTTTGACACTAATGAGCAGTCATTGGAACAGGTCTTCTCTAAATACGGACAGATCTCTGAAG tcGTTGTGGTGAAAGACAGAGAGACTCAAAGATCCAGAGGTTTTGGCTTTGTTACTTTTGAAAACATAGACGATGCTAAAGATGCAATGATGGCTATGAATGGAAAG TCTGTAGATGGACGTCAGATCAGAGTTGATCAGGCTGGAAAATCATCAGAGAACAGATCTCGTGGATACAGAGGGGGGTCTTCTGGGGGCAGAGGCTTTTTCCGTGGAGGCAGAGGTCGGGGCCGTGGCTTCTCTAGAG GAGGTGGAGACAGAGGCTATGGCGGAAGCAGATTTGATTCCAGAAGTGGAGGATATAATGGCTCCAGAGACTACTATAATAGCAG GAGTCAAGGTGGTTACGGTGACAGGTCTTCAGGAGGATCCTACAGAGACAGCTATGACAGTTACG
- the CIRBP gene encoding cold-inducible RNA-binding protein isoform X4: MASDEGKLFVGGLSFDTNEQSLEQVFSKYGQISEVVVVKDRETQRSRGFGFVTFENIDDAKDAMMAMNGKSVDGRQIRVDQAGKSSENRSRGYRGGSSGGRGFFRGGRGRGRGFSRGGGDRGYGGSRFDSRSGGYNGSRDYYNSSRSQGGYGDRSSGGSYRDSYDSYG; this comes from the exons ATGGCATCCGATGAGGGAAAGCTCTTCGTTGGCGGTCTGAGTTTTGACACTAATGAGCAGTCATTGGAACAGGTCTTCTCTAAATACGGACAGATCTCTGAAG tcGTTGTGGTGAAAGACAGAGAGACTCAAAGATCCAGAGGTTTTGGCTTTGTTACTTTTGAAAACATAGACGATGCTAAAGATGCAATGATGGCTATGAATGGAAAG TCTGTAGATGGACGTCAGATCAGAGTTGATCAGGCTGGAAAATCATCAGAGAACAGATCTCGTGGATACAGAGGGGGGTCTTCTGGGGGCAGAGGCTTTTTCCGTGGAGGCAGAGGTCGGGGCCGTGGCTTCTCTAGAG GAGGTGGAGACAGAGGCTATGGCGGAAGCAGATTTGATTCCAGAAGTGGAGGATATAATGGCTCCAGAGACTACTATAATAGCAG CAGGAGTCAAGGTGGTTACGGTGACAGGTCTTCAGGAGGATCCTACAGAGACAGCTATGACAGTTACG
- the CIRBP gene encoding cold-inducible RNA-binding protein isoform X1: MASDEGKLFVGGLSFDTNEQSLEQVFSKYGQISEVVVVKDRETQRSRGFGFVTFENIDDAKDAMMAMNGKSVDGRQIRVDQAGKSSENRSRGYRGGSSGGRGFFRGGRGRGRGFSRGGGDRGYGGSRFDSRSGGYNGSRDYYNSSRSQGGYGDRSSGGSYRDSYDSYATHNE; the protein is encoded by the exons ATGGCATCCGATGAGGGAAAGCTCTTCGTTGGCGGTCTGAGTTTTGACACTAATGAGCAGTCATTGGAACAGGTCTTCTCTAAATACGGACAGATCTCTGAAG tcGTTGTGGTGAAAGACAGAGAGACTCAAAGATCCAGAGGTTTTGGCTTTGTTACTTTTGAAAACATAGACGATGCTAAAGATGCAATGATGGCTATGAATGGAAAG TCTGTAGATGGACGTCAGATCAGAGTTGATCAGGCTGGAAAATCATCAGAGAACAGATCTCGTGGATACAGAGGGGGGTCTTCTGGGGGCAGAGGCTTTTTCCGTGGAGGCAGAGGTCGGGGCCGTGGCTTCTCTAGAG GAGGTGGAGACAGAGGCTATGGCGGAAGCAGATTTGATTCCAGAAGTGGAGGATATAATGGCTCCAGAGACTACTATAATAGCAG CAGGAGTCAAGGTGGTTACGGTGACAGGTCTTCAGGAGGATCCTACAGAGACAGCTATGACAGTTACG
- the CIRBP gene encoding cold-inducible RNA-binding protein isoform X3, which produces MASDEGKLFVGGLSFDTNEQSLEQVFSKYGQISEVVVVKDRETQRSRGFGFVTFENIDDAKDAMMAMNGKSVDGRQIRVDQAGKSSENRSRGYRGGSSGGRGFFRGGRGRGRGFSRGGDRGYGGSRFDSRSGGYNGSRDYYNSSRSQGGYGDRSSGGSYRDSYDSYATHNE; this is translated from the exons ATGGCATCCGATGAGGGAAAGCTCTTCGTTGGCGGTCTGAGTTTTGACACTAATGAGCAGTCATTGGAACAGGTCTTCTCTAAATACGGACAGATCTCTGAAG tcGTTGTGGTGAAAGACAGAGAGACTCAAAGATCCAGAGGTTTTGGCTTTGTTACTTTTGAAAACATAGACGATGCTAAAGATGCAATGATGGCTATGAATGGAAAG TCTGTAGATGGACGTCAGATCAGAGTTGATCAGGCTGGAAAATCATCAGAGAACAGATCTCGTGGATACAGAGGGGGGTCTTCTGGGGGCAGAGGCTTTTTCCGTGGAGGCAGAGGTCGGGGCCGTGGCTTCTCTAGAG GTGGAGACAGAGGCTATGGCGGAAGCAGATTTGATTCCAGAAGTGGAGGATATAATGGCTCCAGAGACTACTATAATAGCAG CAGGAGTCAAGGTGGTTACGGTGACAGGTCTTCAGGAGGATCCTACAGAGACAGCTATGACAGTTACG
- the CIRBP gene encoding cold-inducible RNA-binding protein isoform X2, with translation MASDEGKLFVGGLSFDTNEQSLEQVFSKYGQISEVVVVKDRETQRSRGFGFVTFENIDDAKDAMMAMNGKSVDGRQIRVDQAGKSSENRSRGYRGGSSGGRGFFRGGRGRGRGFSRGGGDRGYGGSRFDSRSGGYNGSRDYYNSRSQGGYGDRSSGGSYRDSYDSYATHNE, from the exons ATGGCATCCGATGAGGGAAAGCTCTTCGTTGGCGGTCTGAGTTTTGACACTAATGAGCAGTCATTGGAACAGGTCTTCTCTAAATACGGACAGATCTCTGAAG tcGTTGTGGTGAAAGACAGAGAGACTCAAAGATCCAGAGGTTTTGGCTTTGTTACTTTTGAAAACATAGACGATGCTAAAGATGCAATGATGGCTATGAATGGAAAG TCTGTAGATGGACGTCAGATCAGAGTTGATCAGGCTGGAAAATCATCAGAGAACAGATCTCGTGGATACAGAGGGGGGTCTTCTGGGGGCAGAGGCTTTTTCCGTGGAGGCAGAGGTCGGGGCCGTGGCTTCTCTAGAG GAGGTGGAGACAGAGGCTATGGCGGAAGCAGATTTGATTCCAGAAGTGGAGGATATAATGGCTCCAGAGACTACTATAATAGCAG GAGTCAAGGTGGTTACGGTGACAGGTCTTCAGGAGGATCCTACAGAGACAGCTATGACAGTTACG